The following DNA comes from Spirulina major PCC 6313.
CCGCTTCAACAAAACATTGCGGGTCCCAATTGGGGGCAGCTTGGGGCGAATTCGGATCAACCACCTCATCCGCAAAGGGCACATCGGCTAAACAGCCCAGTTCCTGCGACTCTAAAAACTCCACCCAATCACTACGATCGAACTGGCGCAACTGGGCCGAAAACTGTAACGCTTCATTCCAATAGGCTTGGTTTGCGTAGGCGGTGGCTTGTTGTTTCAGTTCGCCAGCATTCAAGGTGGTGGGATCGGGAATTGTTGCACCGGCAGTACAACCGAGGGGACTGCCATCTTCCAGACTGCACGAAATCAAGCCGCTGATCACTTCTTCATTGCCAATGCTGTTTTCACAGAGCATGGCTAATGTCCATTCGTACACGGCCCCGGCTTCGAGGTTAACCCCTTCGAGGCGATAGTTGACGATGCGCGGGCCGGTGGTGGTGCTTTCGGGGGCGGGCAAAATGTTCGCGTAAACTTCTTCGTAGCGGTAGCGGGTGCGGCCGGTGGGGTTGGCGAGGGGGGTGCGTTTTTGGACGACGATTTCCACGCCGGACGAACTGTTCCGGGGCATATAGATCGTCAGGGTGGGGTCAGGGTTGAGGCTGGTGCCGATGTTGCTAATCGGCATCAGGGCGGTGAGGGGGGTGAGGGGGTCGAGTTCACCATCTCCATTGAGGTCTGCTAGTTTGGCCACACAGGCTTCGGAGCCGCGCTTGGGTGCTCCCCCGGCGGTGCGTTGGGGTGCGCCGCTGCCGGAGGGGGTTGAGGAGGGGAAGCCCAAACTGAGCAGCAGCGGGTCGAGGGGATTGGCTTGGGCGGGGAGGATGAAACTGGGAAGGCTGAGGCTCAGGAGGGCGGGGGCGATCGCAAGCCAGCGCAGCGGAGTTTTAAAAGCCATGATTCTCACAGTAGGGCAGAGTGTGGATGCAATGTCATTGTTAGTTTTAAGGATAACCTGATGTTTTTCGGAATCCAGGGTGATCGGGGACAATTTCAAACATTGAACCCTCTGGATTCTGGATGGGTTGCGATCGCTCCCCTCACCGTTAGGACTTTCCTTCGGCAAGCTGCCGTAATACTTCAATCGGCAAGCGATCGCAGTCTTGAATAAACGCAACCTCATAGACGCTCTGGCCAATCATTTGTTGCTCTGGCGGTAATAAAATTGATAACTGATGCCCGATCGCGGCGAATCGGGGTGTGATCTCCGCCAGCCACGCGCTGAGGCTGGGGGCCGCATCGGTCAGGTCAAAGGAGAGGTGATAATAGCCCACATAATGCTCGTCCCCAAAGGCATCGGGGGCGGGCTTCGGTTCGGGGATTTGAATCAATTCCAGCCGCCCCTGTTGCCCCGTCAGCCAGCAGGCGAGGGTGTAGCCCGTGGTGAAGCGATCGCTCACCCTAAACCCCAGAATTTCGTAGAATGCGATCGCCCGATGAATATCCGCCGTGCGAATTGAAACATGGTGTAGCATTGAAACCTCCTCACCCGCTCATTGTGCCCAGTCACCACACCTATGCTAATTGCTCACACCCCTCGCCTGTGTTTACGCCGCTTTTGCCCGGAGGATCTTGACCCCTTGGCGTTGATCTTGAGTGATCCGGAGGTGATGTATTTTTCCCGCACCCGTCAACCCCTCAGCCGGGCCGAAGCCGCTGACTTGATCCACCACCAGAGCCGCCCAAATCATCCCCATGGACTCTATGCCGTCACGGCCCAGGCTTCGGGCGAATTACTCGGCTATTGTGGCCTGATTCATCAACAGATCGACGGCCACACCGAGATCGAAATCGGCTACCGTTTGGGGCGATCGCACTGGGGCCAAGGGTTCGCCACCGAGGCCGCCTGTGCCGTGCGCGACCATGCCGCCCGCCTCGGTATTCCCCGCGTCATTTCCCTAATCGAGGCGGCTAATGAGCGATCGCGCCGCGTCGCCGAAAAAGTCGGGATGCAGTGGCAGCGCGAAATTGTGATTGATGCGATCGTCGTACAGGTCTATGGCATGGACTTAGTCCAGGAGGGGACAAGGGGCTAACGCTACCTTGTCTGAGGAACTCTGGGGAATTTTTTGCTACTGCACCAACGCTTCCCCCCGGCGATAGAGTTCCCGCGCATAGTCCGTCCAAGTCCCCTGTCCCCAATAGCGAAAACAACTGGTTTCCACCAACATCACATAAAGCAGCGCCTCGGTATAGTCGCGGCTCTGGGTTACGGTTGGATCGGCTGCGATCGCTGCGTCAAACTTGGCGTGAAACATCGCACTGAGGCGGTTCATCGGCTCTAAAACATTTTCATAACCACTCACCCAACTGAGGTCATTCGTCCAAGATGCGCCCTCCATGTGAAATTGATGATCGTCAGTTTTGAGGGATGCGATCGCCCCCGCCACAGCCTCCGGTGTTGGCTGCTCCCGATCCACCCGTGCCCAAATCTTATGCTGTTGCACCGCCTGAC
Coding sequences within:
- a CDS encoding DUF928 domain-containing protein is translated as MAFKTPLRWLAIAPALLSLSLPSFILPAQANPLDPLLLSLGFPSSTPSGSGAPQRTAGGAPKRGSEACVAKLADLNGDGELDPLTPLTALMPISNIGTSLNPDPTLTIYMPRNSSSGVEIVVQKRTPLANPTGRTRYRYEEVYANILPAPESTTTGPRIVNYRLEGVNLEAGAVYEWTLAMLCENSIGNEEVISGLISCSLEDGSPLGCTAGATIPDPTTLNAGELKQQATAYANQAYWNEALQFSAQLRQFDRSDWVEFLESQELGCLADVPFADEVVDPNSPQAAPNWDPQCFVEAVPEF
- a CDS encoding VOC family protein, translating into MLHHVSIRTADIHRAIAFYEILGFRVSDRFTTGYTLACWLTGQQGRLELIQIPEPKPAPDAFGDEHYVGYYHLSFDLTDAAPSLSAWLAEITPRFAAIGHQLSILLPPEQQMIGQSVYEVAFIQDCDRLPIEVLRQLAEGKS
- a CDS encoding GNAT family N-acetyltransferase, with amino-acid sequence MLIAHTPRLCLRRFCPEDLDPLALILSDPEVMYFSRTRQPLSRAEAADLIHHQSRPNHPHGLYAVTAQASGELLGYCGLIHQQIDGHTEIEIGYRLGRSHWGQGFATEAACAVRDHAARLGIPRVISLIEAANERSRRVAEKVGMQWQREIVIDAIVVQVYGMDLVQEGTRG